In a single window of the Oryctolagus cuniculus chromosome 9, mOryCun1.1, whole genome shotgun sequence genome:
- the SPRYD7 gene encoding SPRY domain-containing protein 7 isoform X2 has protein sequence MASSVWCCLRCCRDGGTGHIPLKEMPAVQLDTQHMGTDVVIVKNGRRICGTGGCLASAPLHQNKSYFEFKIQSTGIWGIGVATQKVNLNQIPLGRDVHSLVMRNDGALYHNNEEKNRLPANSLPQEGDVVGITYDHVELNVYLNGKNMHCPASGIRGTVYPVVYVDDSAILDCQFSEFYHTPPPGFEKILFEQQIF, from the exons ATGGCTTCCTCGGTGTGGTGTTGCCTGCGGTGCTGCAGAGATGGCGGGACCGGCCACATCCCTCTGAAGGAGATGCCGGCCGTGCAGCTGGACACGCAGCACATGG GAACAGATGTTGTCATTgtaaaaaatggaagaagaatttGTGGGACAGGAGGCTGTTTAGCCAGTGCTCCTTTACATCAAAACAAAAGCTACTTTGAGTTCAAAATCCAGTCCACAG GAATCTGGGGTATTGGTGTTGCAACTCAGAAAGTTAACTTGAATCAGATCCCTCTGGGCCGGGACGTGCACAGCCTGGTGATGAGAAACGATGGAGCCCTGTACCACAACAATGAAGAGAAGAACAGGCTACCGGCAAACAGCCTCCCGCAGGAGGGGGACGTGGTG gGTATTACATATGACCATGTAGAGTTGAATGTATATTTGAATGGAAAAAACATGCATTGTCCAGCATCAGGTATACGAGGAACAGTGTATCCAGTTGTTTATG TTGATGACAGTGCAATTTTGGATTGCCAGTTCAGTGAATTTTATCATACTCCACCACCTGGTTttgaaaaaatactatttgaacAGCAAATCTTCTGA
- the SPRYD7 gene encoding SPRY domain-containing protein 7 isoform X1, translated as MASSVWCCLRCCRDGGTGHIPLKEMPAVQLDTQHMGTDVVIVKNGRRICGTGGCLASAPLHQNKSYFEFKIQSTGKCSQCSKCFAWIISLYLHNSVRLSGIWGIGVATQKVNLNQIPLGRDVHSLVMRNDGALYHNNEEKNRLPANSLPQEGDVVGITYDHVELNVYLNGKNMHCPASGIRGTVYPVVYVDDSAILDCQFSEFYHTPPPGFEKILFEQQIF; from the exons ATGGCTTCCTCGGTGTGGTGTTGCCTGCGGTGCTGCAGAGATGGCGGGACCGGCCACATCCCTCTGAAGGAGATGCCGGCCGTGCAGCTGGACACGCAGCACATGG GAACAGATGTTGTCATTgtaaaaaatggaagaagaatttGTGGGACAGGAGGCTGTTTAGCCAGTGCTCCTTTACATCAAAACAAAAGCTACTTTGAGTTCAAAATCCAGTCCACAG GCAAGTGCTCACAGTGTTCCAAATGCTTTGCTTGGATTATCTCATTGTATCTTCATAACTCCGTGAGGCTCTCCG GAATCTGGGGTATTGGTGTTGCAACTCAGAAAGTTAACTTGAATCAGATCCCTCTGGGCCGGGACGTGCACAGCCTGGTGATGAGAAACGATGGAGCCCTGTACCACAACAATGAAGAGAAGAACAGGCTACCGGCAAACAGCCTCCCGCAGGAGGGGGACGTGGTG gGTATTACATATGACCATGTAGAGTTGAATGTATATTTGAATGGAAAAAACATGCATTGTCCAGCATCAGGTATACGAGGAACAGTGTATCCAGTTGTTTATG TTGATGACAGTGCAATTTTGGATTGCCAGTTCAGTGAATTTTATCATACTCCACCACCTGGTTttgaaaaaatactatttgaacAGCAAATCTTCTGA